ctgctgctctgggctggctTTCACCACTAGATGGGGAGATGGAGCCGAACACGCTTTAACCCACGGGAGATCTTCCTTCCAGCACCTGTTTCTCCTTTGGTTCCGTTCTGGCTCTGCCTGCCCACGGGCAGCAGGATGCTGGGGGCTGCCCGCTCCCTGCACCCTTCCCCGAGCCCTGCAAACCACTCACGTTCCTGTAAAGCATTAAACCAAGCTCAAATCTGTGCAGGAATCAATCTGCCTTCCCCAGAAGCCGGGCTCTTAAATAATAGGTGTTCTGGTTTTGGTAGGAAGCAATGGCCCAAAGCACACGGGAACCTGCTGAATGTGTTTAAGTGGGATGCGCGGGCTTTGCACCCTTACCAACTCCAGTTGTCTCCTGCTCAACACAGCTGATTCCAAAGTGGGCCTTGAAGCTCAGCAGAGGTACAGCACGGGATACATTCAGTGCATGCATGAGGTCCACAACCTTCTCCTCACCTGCGAGTGGATGGACAAGACGCTGGGGGCACGCCTGCTAAACCACCTGCTGAAATCCCTACCCAGGTCCAGCGAAGACACCTCCAAAGCAGCATTAAGTTCTTCGAGCCCGTCTCAGCAGCCTCTCCTGACTGCAAAAACCCCACTGGGTCCTAAAGGGAACACTACCGGCACAAATCCATCTCAGGAGCACTTCTACCCAGCGGAACACAAACAGGCTTTGAAAAATTCATTCCAGCCACCCTCGCTGTTGGGTTTCGGCCAGGTCGACGCTGTGCCTCCCAGACAGGTCCTGCAGCCCAATTTTTCCCATAACAACCCTAGTATGGGGTCATTAGATATGTGGAGACCATGGTAAAATGCGTTTTCAAATGTAAATCCTAACCTTAGACACTCTTATGTATGTATCTTATAGATATGTTTCTTTACAACACTTGTGGAGCAAGTCTGCTCCCGTAGGTGTACTAAAGACCAGGGTACTTCAAGCCGAAGTAAACCTATGTGTAGCCTGCATTATAGAAGGCTgctattattttgtatttatttaatacaTCTAAATTATTGTATAGAATCCTCTCGTGCTCTTTAGTGTATATTaattttataactttttttgtCTCACATTCCTAAAATAATCGATGTTCTATCAATAAATATCAGACGACGACAACAACCCTCTCTTGCACCAAGCTCACCTCTGGGATCTCATGCAGCAGCTTCACAGAACAAGGCAGCAAACAGCCAATCTCCTTATTTTTGTTATAGTTACAGCTATTCCTGTGCAACCATGGGAGATTTCAGTTCTGATTCCTGTAAGgacactgcagtgctgaaaaCACGAAGGGAGAGACTTGGGTTAGACATTTTAGACTGCTTAGGAATATCCTCTGTATTGCTCAGTGTCCACACATTGCTCCTGAACATGCTGACACAACTGTGCAACCAGCGAGCTACCTGTACGTCACCTGTAGTTACATTTAGagattggttttgtttattttctaaataaactCTTGGAAGACAGTGACTGTGTTTCTCCCGTCCTCCTTCTGCCTGCTCCAAACAGTGATGCTTTGGATAAAGGCAgtgagcacacacacacgcacacacacacacacacacacacacacacacacaatcacCTGGATCACAGCAACGTCTGCGAGTGACGAAAGAAGTCGGGAGTTGGGCTCATCaacccacagcagcactttggGTTTGACTTACGAGAACACTGCAGGCAGACTCTGATGGGCAGAAGGCAAAACTCCCTGCAAGCTGTACCCACCAGAGTGGCACAAAGCCGCTCAGCTCCTGACATTTGGTCACGGTTTTTCAACTGAAAGGCAGTTGAAAGCTCTTCACGgttacaagaaaacaaacactgctcAGACCAATTAACGGATGCCCAGTTCAGAGGGGCTAATTACGCACCGCCGTCTATTTGATGATGCACCGAAAGAGTGAAAACCATCACCTCTGGATTTAGCATCCTGTTCTGCTTAGCaggaaaaggcagcaaagccaCAGAGCACCCCCAGGTTGTGACAACAGTCAGCCAAAGGGAGCCTGGAAGAGGAAAGACACAAAAGACGGTGGCAGAGATTACCCCACACACCGCTGCGTGCGACCTGAGCACCCATTGCTGTACTGCTACAGGAAcctcagctgccagcactgggcCACGgggcaggaaaagcagcagatccCAACCCGGAATAGGGCCTGAaacatcactgttttctttcctttggtgGGTGCAGAGGGAATGGTcccacagcagctggagagagcttcaaaaacagaaaagtggGGCTGCAATGCTCGGCCAATGAAGGTAGCCTCCAGTACACCATGCTCATTCCTCAGTGCCTCCTTTCCCATCCAAGGGGCTCTCTTAAATACTCCCATGCCACATACCTACGTACAAACCTACTTTGGTCAGACAGAACCCTTTGCACACCAACAGCTTTCAGTATAGAAGGTCTTTCTTTACGAAGGCAGATTATTTTTAACCCTTCACACACACGAAGTCAGCTGCTACTTGTGTTTGACAAAGGAACTTGGTATTTAGTTTGGATTCATTGGGCTTTGGGCATTGGGTTTTATCAGAACCAGAACTGTACACGAGCAGTACTACTTCACTCTTTGGTATGGGCACCTCCTCCCCGACGACCCAAAAAGCACCATCAGCTGTACCATCTCCTCCCCAGGAAATATGTGTCCTAATATCTGCACTGGGCCCTGGCAGTGGTgcctcctggctgctgcagtgccccaTTGCAAGCAGGGCTCAGCCtcagctgtgcactgcagcacagctcccaccggGGGCTGCATGCACAAGGCATGAGGGCTTTGAAGGGGCAGAGGTGCCACACACTCAGGTCTCAACTCAATACACACAGTGGAAGCAGCCAAGACAAGCACccagatcagattgctcagcaTGGGTTCCGCCAGGCAGACCTGTTTGCTGGAAGCAGCCACCAGCTGTGTCCAACCTCACACAGAGCATGGAGCACACGCGGGGCTGGGACagcttgctgctgggctgggctttGTGCCCTGCCAAAGTGCTGCTCCAAATGTCTATTTGTGAACTGAGAGTTAAGTCCCGATGTAGATGGGGATtgctctctgctcccaggtaacagccATAGGGTGAGAGGTGAcggcctcaagctgtgccagggcagggtcaggttggatgctAGGAAAGaactcttctcagaaagagcagtgaggcactgcacagccgcacagggaggtggggaatcaccgtccctggaggtgttcagagttgtggagatgtggtgctgagggatgtgggcagtgggcacggtggggtgggctggggttggacctgAGGGGTCTTTTccaccttaatgattctgcgatcctatgattctatatgagGAAAGCTGGACCTGAGGCTCAGGACCCCCCATGCAGCTTCAACACAAAGCAATTACAGATTTATGCAGCAATACCACGAGCACAAGTAGACAAAACACCTCTGTACACAGCAGCTCTGGTTGTACAAACCGCAttcccagagcagctctcacTGAAACCAACAGGAGAACTCCCACTTCTTTCTCAGGAAATGGGACCGAGCCCTTTCCCAGGTGGGAAGGCACAGAGGCTGACTGGTATATAACAGACTCATGACTGTCCAGCGCACAACGCAGCCCCTGCAGGGCATCCCTGCACCTTTCCTTACTTCTCCTCTTGTTCCAAGGACACCGGAGCAGCCCCTTCTGACCACGCAGTCCCACAGTCACTCCCAGCAATCAGGCCAAGCTGCTCCAGGGGCTGAGGAGCAGAACTGAACCCCCACAGACTGTTACCCGTGGGAGCCGAGCACTCTGCttacaaaaaaagaagcacGAGCCACATTTTCAGAGTGCTCACTTTGGGAGGATGAGGCTACAGACTGCTGCGTGACCTCTGCTGGACCTGCAGAGGGGCTCCTAATCCTCTGCACTCAAAAGCAGGCGACCCTGCAAAACCCTGTGCAAAAGCAATTCTGGAGCAGAACACTGCCAAACTGCCCTTAAGCATACGGAGGTGGCTGTGAGTGCCAGCAGTTAGATAGCACCGTGCTCCTGGGGGGAAGCTCACTGGCAGCAGGACACCAAAGACTTCAGCTTCCCTTTATATATATTGTTATCCCATAGCTTCCCGTGCATACATTCCTATCCCAACAGAGCCGTACTCACATTTCATCTCACGAGAAGTAACGCTGTGCTGAGAACCTAACCCAAAGTCTGTCACATTTGTCAGAGCTTTCACACACTCATGAATAATGTAGCAGAACTGAAACCAGCCCTGGATGTGTGCTGCAGAGACGTGCCGTTCGTACATCGCAGCCCTCTAAGAATGCATTTTGCTGCCCCGGGCACTAATTGCAGACGTAGCAGAGCCTGGGAACCTCGTCTGCTTCTGGGACTGCTTTGGTCCTTGCATTGGGTGTCACCAATTTTTCTGTGCACTTGGAGTTAAAGAGCCCGTTGGAACATTTCCATGGCTTTCTTTGGCTAACACAACCAATCAAACGGATTTCTACAGCTCTCCCCGGCCCGCTGCCTCCTGCCAGCAGATGGGCTCTGCCCAGCACCCTAACGGGATTACGTGGGGACCCGGTCAGGCTCTGAGGGGCCATCTGTCACTGCCCAGCACACTGACCCCGCTGaggcagcacccccagcccccccttAGCCCAGAGCTCGATGTTTCCTCCCCTGCACACCAGGAGCGATGCACTCCCTTAGGGAAGCTGTATTTTCTACCTCCTGCGaactgaggaggaggagagaaacaAGCAttccacacagcagcagcttagCAGGACAAAGAAGGGAGCTGGCGGAGCCACGGCCGAGCTCCTTGGGCCAGAGGAGCTcccactgcagggcagagccaaCCTCCACACTGGAGCTCTGCTGGGTCCATCCGGGCTGTGGGAACAGCCGCTCGGGAGCAACCACAGAACCCCAAGCTTCCCTGCCCCTGCCCTACTAACACTTAACCTACGTGAGTGCTGAAGTACAAAGCAAAACGCTCCAAGATACGACCTCATCCCACCACAGAGGCTGCGAGAACAAACAATCCACGTGGGATAGCAATCGCATCGCCTCGTGCACCCCTGAGAAGTGCTGAGATATCACTTCGATAGGTGTGAGGGGAGAACCGCCCGGACACTGAGCACAACCAAAGCAATACCCAGACAGACAGGCTCTCCCAGCCAGGCGCCCTGCGGTCAATATTCCCTGGGGAAAAGCAGCGGCGGTGcctccctgtgctcccagctgctcagcactgcacacagtAACGCACACTGACTGGGAGACCGCTGCAGCAAGCTGAACCGCTGCTCTCCTCAGCCGTAACATCTGAGGGAACCTGATGAATCTGGGGCAGAAAGGCCCATGAGCACAGCAAGCTTTCCAACGCAGACCCAAATCTTGAGAGGAAAGCTCTGCACAGCTTATCTCCTGCATAGAGCTGGGCTGTGTGTCAGTACCTGTGAGCAGCACGGGGCAGCAGCAAAGGGACCGGTTTGAGCCACGCATGGGACATCAGCCTTGTTCTCAGCCCAGCTCTCACTTCCATCGCTCCACACCTGAGTATTTCTCATCTCCTACCTGGGAGAGATGAGTGCACTCACCTTTGAGATCTCTAGATGAAAAGCCCTAGCGAGGTGCCAAGGGCTGCACAGATGAAAGAGGTGAGGCAAGACTTCAGAAGCACCTCTCCAACCCGCTATCGTATGAATCACGTCTCCTCTGTCATTCTAACTCCAGCACTCACCTCTTCCAAGTCCATCTGCACAAACATCCTCCTGTTACTGCTGGAGCCTTCCTCCAGCGCTGGCGGTGTAATTGTGTGTGACAGAGGAGACCGGGTGGCTGAATAAGCAGCTCTTGAGGCAGTTACATCTATTGTGCATGCTTCTTAAGGGCCTCCGGCCAGGCTGAGACAAACCTGTGGCCACGTGCATGGCCCACAGCTCCCCAGAAGATCTTCTGCTGCCACCCCATCCTCTGTTTTGAGAGCACACCCGGTG
Above is a window of Gallus gallus isolate bGalGal1 chromosome 9, bGalGal1.mat.broiler.GRCg7b, whole genome shotgun sequence DNA encoding:
- the HES6 gene encoding transcription cofactor HES-6 isoform X1 — protein: MTAAAMGGGAHKLSSTKEERKLRKPLIERKRRERINNCLDQLKETVVGAFHLDSKLEKADILEMTVKHLQNIQNSKLMADSKVGLEAQQRYSTGYIQCMHEVHNLLLTCEWMDKTLGARLLNHLLKSLPRSSEDTSKAALSSSSPSQQPLLTAKTPLGPKGNTTGTNPSQEHFYPAEHKQALKNSFQPPSLLGFGQVDAVPPRQVLQPNFSHNNPSMGSLDMWRPW
- the HES6 gene encoding transcription cofactor HES-6, which encodes MTAAAMGGGAHKLSSTKEERKLRKPLIERKRRERINNCLDQLKETVVGAFHLDQSKLEKADILEMTVKHLQNIQNSKLMADSKVGLEAQQRYSTGYIQCMHEVHNLLLTCEWMDKTLGARLLNHLLKSLPRSSEDTSKAALSSSSPSQQPLLTAKTPLGPKGNTTGTNPSQEHFYPAEHKQALKNSFQPPSLLGFGQVDAVPPRQVLQPNFSHNNPSMGSLDMWRPW